The following proteins are encoded in a genomic region of Micromonospora olivasterospora:
- a CDS encoding S1C family serine protease has product MTENETDPQRRPAPTDAEPAQPTAELPRVGRGPSDSPAVEPAAPAVQTAPATPGTSHAGHDAPAGHDSPAGHAGHGAPAGHDAAFVGSDAAPAPVSASAPEAAPAMDAAPAGPGSVPAAGQHPYGGYAQPAATPSAPPYPVSGHPQPAGQYPTSPWQQGQQSGWTGGAQHQPGYVPHAGGPAYPGGPFPPHQPGQPVPPQHAGQPVPPWAQGPAARPSRIAKLAGAGVAVFALMLGSGVAGGALALALDSGGVTRTYSAAPVINSADLPKIAASVQDSVVSITTGSGEGSGVILSGDGYVLTNNHVVASASGDTVRVVFADGRQVEAKIIGTDPKTDLAVVQAKGVSGLKAAKFGDSDAMQVGDQVLALGSPLGLQGSVTAGILSARDRTIQAGSGQQQDPRQGASSISGLLQTDAPINPGNSGGALVNTRGEVIGINTAIATSGQSTGNIGVGFAIPSNKAKDVASKLQRGEKVSHPSLGVSVTAAENGGAVVASVTPGSPAEKAGLRQGDVITRFGDTVINDSDDLVGAVQSRKVGDRVEVQYQRNGSPATATVTLAETS; this is encoded by the coding sequence ATGACCGAGAACGAGACCGACCCGCAGCGGCGGCCGGCGCCCACCGACGCCGAGCCGGCGCAACCCACTGCCGAGCTGCCCCGCGTGGGGCGCGGCCCCTCCGACTCCCCGGCCGTAGAGCCCGCCGCTCCGGCCGTCCAGACCGCTCCCGCCACCCCCGGCACCAGCCACGCCGGGCACGACGCCCCCGCCGGCCACGATTCCCCTGCCGGGCACGCCGGCCACGGCGCGCCTGCCGGCCACGACGCCGCCTTCGTCGGGAGTGACGCCGCGCCCGCCCCGGTTTCCGCCTCCGCCCCGGAGGCCGCGCCCGCCATGGACGCCGCGCCGGCCGGGCCCGGCTCCGTCCCCGCGGCCGGTCAGCACCCGTACGGCGGGTACGCCCAGCCGGCCGCCACCCCGTCGGCGCCGCCGTACCCGGTCTCGGGGCACCCGCAGCCCGCCGGGCAGTACCCGACCAGCCCCTGGCAGCAGGGGCAGCAGTCGGGCTGGACCGGGGGCGCCCAGCACCAGCCCGGCTACGTCCCGCACGCGGGCGGTCCCGCGTACCCCGGGGGCCCGTTCCCGCCGCACCAGCCCGGCCAGCCCGTCCCGCCGCAGCACGCCGGCCAGCCCGTCCCGCCGTGGGCGCAGGGCCCGGCCGCGCGGCCGAGCCGGATCGCCAAGCTGGCCGGCGCGGGCGTCGCGGTGTTCGCGCTGATGCTCGGCTCCGGCGTCGCCGGTGGCGCGCTCGCGCTGGCCCTGGACTCCGGCGGAGTCACCCGTACCTACTCCGCCGCCCCGGTGATCAACAGCGCCGACCTGCCGAAGATCGCGGCGTCCGTCCAGGACAGCGTCGTCTCGATCACCACCGGCAGCGGCGAGGGCTCCGGTGTCATCCTCAGCGGGGACGGCTACGTGCTGACCAACAACCACGTGGTCGCCTCCGCGAGCGGGGACACCGTCCGGGTGGTCTTCGCCGACGGCAGGCAGGTCGAGGCGAAGATCATCGGCACCGACCCGAAGACCGACCTGGCCGTGGTGCAGGCCAAGGGCGTCAGCGGGCTGAAGGCGGCGAAGTTCGGCGACAGCGACGCCATGCAGGTCGGTGACCAGGTGCTCGCGCTGGGCAGCCCGCTCGGCCTCCAGGGCTCGGTCACGGCCGGGATCCTCAGCGCACGGGACCGCACGATCCAGGCCGGCAGCGGCCAGCAACAGGACCCGCGGCAGGGCGCCAGCTCGATCTCCGGGCTGCTCCAGACCGACGCGCCGATCAACCCGGGCAACTCCGGCGGCGCGCTGGTCAACACGCGGGGAGAGGTGATCGGCATCAACACCGCCATCGCCACCTCGGGGCAGAGCACCGGCAACATCGGCGTCGGGTTCGCCATCCCGAGCAACAAGGCCAAGGACGTCGCGAGCAAGCTCCAGCGGGGCGAGAAGGTCAGCCACCCCTCGCTGGGGGTGAGCGTGACCGCGGCCGAGAACGGCGGCGCGGTGGTCGCGTCCGTCACGCCGGGCAGCCCCGCCGAGAAGGCCGGCCTCCGGCAGGGCGACGTGATCACCAGGTTCGGCGACACGGTAATCAACGACTCCGACGACCTGGTGGGCGCCGTCCAGTCCCGCAAGGTGGGCGACCGGGTCGAGGTGCAGTACCAGCGAAACGGATCGCCGGCGACGGCAACCGTGACGCTCGCCGAGACGTCGTAA